Proteins co-encoded in one Waddlia chondrophila WSU 86-1044 genomic window:
- a CDS encoding insulinase family protein, whose translation MLKRIVLTFLFGFSTLAADFYQETGVEVFVLENGMRVALKQTENEPGEVLVRLMAEGGFAELPARHRAAGEISLKAALRSGISDFGFDKMHTLLYEYSIEFETQMQPFSRSLELSSGSNELEQLFKFVNLFFTKSRFSQKAYEAHKKNLQVLLKNREFDSIQKFEDAFMDLNTQQFHVFNSLKAKDVEKASFEQSQHFFNQSFVNPADFVCVVVGDFSSEKAKQLIINYLGEIPKKDGATSPKIPRLPNFQKGIKTKVMKNSQKSHAITRMTFPLQLAVKQDNARCLEVVNSLIKERLESKLCQQEDLKAEIRVCLDFPYYPSFHCPWITIQYISDQKFVSSIGQSILVELKRMQIDGFTKEEIEKIRIASEASEKLAQMENFYWLTQIANYMIWNWDLAKLKKDFQGASCWNLGEANKNMSSAISMDHYSIISLQP comes from the coding sequence ATGTTGAAACGGATAGTGCTCACATTTCTTTTTGGATTTTCAACTCTTGCAGCTGATTTTTATCAAGAAACAGGAGTGGAAGTTTTTGTATTGGAAAATGGAATGAGAGTTGCTCTTAAACAGACTGAGAATGAACCCGGAGAAGTCCTTGTGAGACTTATGGCAGAAGGGGGATTTGCCGAACTTCCTGCAAGACACAGAGCTGCTGGAGAAATTTCCTTAAAAGCTGCGTTGCGCTCTGGAATCTCAGATTTTGGATTCGATAAGATGCATACGCTCCTTTACGAATATTCGATCGAATTTGAAACCCAAATGCAGCCGTTCAGCCGATCTCTTGAGCTCTCATCAGGATCAAATGAACTGGAACAGCTATTTAAATTTGTAAATCTTTTTTTTACAAAAAGTCGTTTCTCCCAAAAAGCTTATGAAGCGCACAAAAAGAATCTCCAGGTCTTGTTGAAAAACAGAGAGTTCGATTCTATACAGAAATTTGAAGATGCATTCATGGATTTGAATACGCAGCAATTCCACGTCTTTAATTCTCTTAAGGCAAAGGATGTTGAAAAAGCTTCTTTCGAACAGAGTCAACATTTTTTCAATCAAAGTTTTGTCAATCCTGCAGATTTTGTCTGCGTAGTTGTAGGCGATTTTTCTTCTGAAAAAGCTAAGCAGTTAATCATTAATTATTTGGGGGAAATTCCCAAGAAAGATGGAGCGACAAGTCCTAAAATTCCCCGATTGCCGAATTTTCAGAAAGGGATCAAAACAAAAGTGATGAAAAACTCTCAAAAAAGTCATGCAATTACTCGTATGACTTTTCCTTTGCAATTGGCTGTGAAGCAAGACAATGCAAGGTGTTTAGAAGTTGTCAACTCTTTGATCAAAGAAAGATTGGAAAGCAAACTTTGTCAGCAAGAGGATCTGAAAGCTGAAATCCGTGTTTGCCTCGATTTTCCTTATTATCCCTCGTTTCATTGTCCATGGATCACGATTCAATATATATCCGATCAAAAATTTGTCAGTTCAATTGGTCAATCCATATTAGTTGAATTGAAAAGAATGCAGATTGATGGCTTTACCAAAGAAGAGATTGAGAAAATTAGGATAGCATCTGAAGCAAGTGAAAAACTTGCTCAAATGGAAAATTTTTACTGGCTGACTCAGATTGCAAACTATATGATATGGAATTGGGATCTTGCTAAATTAAAAAAAGATTTTCAGGGCGCTTCTTGCTGGAATCTTGGAGAAGCAAATAAGAACATGTCGAGTGCAATTTCTATGGATCATTACTCCATCATTTCACTTCAGCCTTAG
- a CDS encoding thioredoxin domain-containing protein gives MAEHHPYTNRLITQKSPYLLQHAHNPVDWHPWGEEAFEKAKELNKPIFLSIGYATCHWCHVMEEESFQNLEVAEQLNRAFINIKVDREELPEVDQLYMDFAQALMPNSAGWPLNVFLTPDLLPFFATTYLPPRNASGLPGMIDLIQHIHELWIGKGHDQILMQAQQIVDLFQQNIQVYGIDLPDRKCVPLAVDTLLQISDPVWGGVKGAPKFPIGYQYVFLMHYSALEKDGRPMFLVEKTLELMYRGGIYDHLGSGFSRYSIDEQWQIPHFEKMLYDNALLAECYCEAWKATKRSLHRRVCCEVIDYVLSKLTGEQGAFLSAEDADSEGVEGKFYTWTMDEIDDVLGSDDSELFCSVYGATAIGNFEGKNILHLPALLEHYASDNQMDHFELEARIAELKEKLYKVREKRGHPLKDDKVLSSWNGLMIHSIVEAGKAFEISRYVDAGRRAARFIYGHLWKNGRLLRRYREGKVDFSGGLDDYAFMIRASLTLFEAGCGTEWLEWAFSMERVLRDAFKAEGGAFYQTDGKDPNLIIRQCLFADGAEPSGNAVHCENLLRIYLMTFDPIYLRQAEDILKAVKEILEKYPPGYSFHYRNLLRYYQENPSTIIVSLNRNQEYRVELERLLFQRFIPHRAIIWRSQDDERLLQLVPGLKGYPSINDRTTVYLCHARVCEKPLTEFSAIENAIEKLL, from the coding sequence ATGGCTGAACATCACCCCTATACGAACCGATTAATCACTCAAAAATCCCCTTATTTGTTGCAGCATGCACATAATCCTGTAGACTGGCATCCTTGGGGAGAAGAAGCGTTTGAAAAAGCGAAAGAATTGAACAAGCCGATTTTTTTATCCATTGGCTATGCGACATGCCATTGGTGTCATGTAATGGAAGAGGAATCGTTTCAAAATCTGGAAGTCGCCGAGCAATTGAATCGGGCGTTCATCAATATCAAAGTCGACCGTGAAGAGTTGCCTGAAGTTGATCAGCTGTACATGGATTTTGCACAGGCGCTCATGCCAAATTCGGCTGGCTGGCCGTTGAACGTTTTTCTTACTCCTGATTTGCTTCCTTTTTTTGCCACGACCTACCTGCCTCCAAGAAATGCCTCTGGCTTGCCGGGGATGATTGATTTGATTCAGCATATTCATGAATTGTGGATCGGGAAAGGGCATGATCAAATCCTGATGCAAGCACAGCAGATCGTTGATCTCTTCCAGCAAAATATTCAAGTGTATGGAATCGATCTTCCTGATCGCAAATGCGTGCCTTTAGCAGTGGACACGTTGCTGCAGATTTCCGACCCAGTATGGGGCGGAGTTAAAGGCGCGCCTAAATTTCCCATTGGTTATCAATATGTTTTTCTGATGCATTACTCTGCGCTTGAGAAGGATGGCAGGCCGATGTTTTTAGTTGAAAAGACGCTCGAATTGATGTATCGAGGCGGTATTTATGATCACTTGGGAAGCGGTTTTTCTCGGTATAGCATCGATGAACAGTGGCAGATTCCCCATTTTGAAAAGATGCTGTACGACAACGCACTTTTGGCAGAGTGTTACTGCGAAGCGTGGAAAGCGACGAAACGCTCTTTGCACCGCCGTGTTTGCTGCGAAGTGATCGACTATGTACTGTCAAAGCTGACAGGCGAACAAGGCGCTTTCCTTTCCGCTGAGGATGCCGATTCAGAAGGAGTGGAAGGCAAATTCTATACATGGACAATGGACGAGATTGATGATGTGCTCGGCAGTGATGACTCTGAGCTTTTCTGTTCGGTATACGGAGCAACTGCAATCGGGAATTTTGAAGGAAAAAACATTCTGCATCTTCCTGCTTTGCTTGAACACTATGCATCCGACAATCAAATGGATCATTTTGAACTTGAAGCCAGGATCGCTGAGTTGAAGGAAAAACTATACAAAGTAAGAGAAAAGCGGGGGCATCCTCTTAAAGATGACAAGGTCTTAAGCTCTTGGAACGGTCTGATGATCCATTCCATTGTCGAAGCCGGAAAAGCTTTTGAAATTTCCCGTTATGTGGACGCCGGCAGGCGTGCAGCCCGATTTATCTATGGCCACCTTTGGAAAAATGGGAGGCTTTTGAGGAGATATCGAGAAGGAAAAGTTGATTTTTCCGGGGGGTTGGACGACTACGCGTTTATGATTAGGGCAAGCTTGACGCTGTTCGAAGCCGGATGCGGCACAGAGTGGCTGGAATGGGCTTTTTCAATGGAACGCGTGCTTCGCGATGCGTTTAAGGCTGAAGGTGGAGCTTTTTATCAAACGGACGGAAAAGACCCTAACCTCATTATTCGGCAGTGTCTGTTCGCTGACGGGGCCGAACCGTCCGGCAATGCGGTTCATTGTGAAAACCTTTTGCGGATTTATCTGATGACATTTGACCCGATTTATCTCAGGCAGGCAGAAGATATTTTAAAGGCGGTAAAAGAAATTTTGGAAAAATATCCTCCCGGATACAGCTTCCACTATCGAAATTTGCTGAGGTATTATCAAGAAAACCCGTCAACAATCATTGTTTCATTAAATAGGAATCAGGAGTATAGAGTTGAGTTGGAAAGACTCTTGTTTCAACGTTTTATTCCGCATCGAGCAATCATTTGGAGATCGCAAGATGACGAACGGTTGCTTCAATTGGTTCCCGGATTGAAAGGATATCCGTCGATTAATGACAGAACGACGGTTTATCTCTGCCACGCCCGTGTATGTGAAAAGCCTTTGACGGAATTTAGTGCGATTGAAAACGCAATAGAGAAACTTTTGTGA
- a CDS encoding tetratricopeptide repeat protein, producing MKDVTQRKKVLKEMLKSKNFEQLDVFQDSSQWEKMQADERELLGLLYVMQGEKQLSKGDNKVLDSFRRANLVAPNCPRIMYRQAVAFAGETHNLYCLKAAKKIFYRVISLQTGSFDSWYGLANTCSLLAMHSNIEKNYLEAQKAFEKAEELAHFQPKEILAALYRDWGVLWFHYGKFSGEAIDFRNGAKCYKKAVSMGMKTSDLWNDYGNCLTELASLLRKPDLILESINMYWRAVRLKEDFFEGWMNLSAALKVVYEIQPIEAYYKLANEGFERASKLDPQNGPLWIKWGQMQVYHGKILKSIEALCDSIGKFEAASICEPDHPVVLCSWAESLLCLGEWTEDLQLLREAEEKIIKSLEMQRDQPRIWCLYGDCLAEIGRYFDEEEYFFQAIERYRTGLRLSPQDPVILHGLAMTYLTLAQATQDLNWLDKASDCCRQSIENGGHGQAQYWNDWGVVLMKLGTAADDRELVNSALNRFEQALRICSQTQKQQEIEPEWLYNYGCALDFLGDYDDDLSMLEKAIHVLKKVIEIDPGFHHAYYNLAISLAHFGDLEAEPEAFRESLKYLEAYVSFESEDEHVWNEWGLTLIDLSQLIDDPVRKKQTDALLQEAEIKFLHARDLGSLTSFYHLACLHCLKKNAETAFYYLRKAKEAGALPPIEDLVSNHWLEAIRHTPEFQRLILES from the coding sequence ATGAAAGACGTAACTCAACGAAAAAAAGTCCTTAAGGAAATGTTGAAGTCCAAGAACTTCGAACAGTTGGATGTATTTCAGGATTCTAGTCAATGGGAGAAGATGCAAGCTGACGAAAGAGAGTTGTTAGGTTTGCTGTATGTCATGCAAGGGGAAAAGCAATTAAGCAAAGGAGACAATAAAGTTCTTGATAGCTTTAGGAGGGCAAATCTTGTTGCTCCCAATTGTCCGCGTATCATGTATCGCCAAGCGGTTGCGTTTGCCGGTGAAACCCATAACCTCTACTGTTTAAAAGCAGCAAAGAAAATTTTTTACCGTGTAATTTCTTTGCAGACCGGTTCCTTTGATTCTTGGTACGGCTTGGCAAACACCTGTTCTCTTTTAGCCATGCATTCGAATATCGAAAAGAATTATTTGGAAGCTCAAAAAGCGTTTGAAAAAGCAGAAGAGCTTGCCCACTTCCAGCCAAAAGAAATCCTCGCAGCTCTTTATAGGGATTGGGGAGTGTTATGGTTTCATTATGGCAAGTTTTCCGGGGAAGCTATCGACTTTAGAAATGGTGCGAAATGCTATAAAAAAGCCGTTTCCATGGGAATGAAGACATCCGATCTATGGAATGATTATGGAAACTGCTTAACAGAGCTTGCGTCTTTGCTGAGAAAGCCGGACTTAATTCTGGAATCGATCAACATGTATTGGCGGGCAGTGCGTCTAAAGGAAGATTTTTTTGAAGGCTGGATGAATCTCTCTGCAGCATTGAAAGTCGTTTATGAAATCCAGCCGATAGAAGCCTACTATAAGTTGGCAAATGAAGGATTTGAGCGCGCTTCTAAACTAGATCCTCAGAATGGTCCCTTATGGATAAAATGGGGACAGATGCAAGTTTATCATGGAAAAATCCTCAAATCTATTGAAGCTCTTTGCGACAGCATCGGAAAATTCGAAGCGGCGAGCATTTGCGAACCTGATCATCCGGTAGTCCTTTGCTCATGGGCGGAGAGCCTCTTATGTCTAGGGGAGTGGACAGAGGATTTGCAACTTTTGCGGGAAGCAGAAGAGAAGATTATCAAAAGCTTAGAAATGCAAAGGGACCAGCCTAGAATCTGGTGTCTATATGGGGATTGCCTTGCCGAAATTGGCAGGTATTTTGATGAAGAAGAGTATTTTTTTCAAGCGATTGAGAGATATCGGACTGGGTTAAGGCTATCGCCGCAAGATCCTGTGATCTTGCATGGATTGGCAATGACATATCTGACTTTAGCTCAAGCAACACAGGATTTAAATTGGCTTGACAAGGCAAGCGACTGTTGCCGGCAATCGATTGAAAACGGAGGGCATGGGCAGGCTCAATATTGGAATGATTGGGGAGTTGTGCTTATGAAGCTGGGAACAGCCGCTGATGACAGGGAGTTGGTTAATTCGGCTTTGAATCGATTCGAACAAGCTCTTAGGATCTGTTCCCAAACGCAAAAACAGCAGGAAATAGAGCCTGAATGGCTCTATAATTACGGATGCGCCCTCGACTTTCTTGGAGACTATGACGATGATCTTTCCATGCTGGAAAAAGCAATTCATGTGTTGAAAAAGGTCATCGAGATCGATCCAGGTTTCCATCATGCCTATTACAATTTGGCCATTTCACTGGCCCATTTTGGAGATTTGGAAGCAGAGCCGGAAGCTTTCAGAGAATCGTTAAAATATCTCGAAGCGTATGTGTCCTTTGAATCGGAAGATGAACATGTTTGGAATGAGTGGGGACTGACATTGATTGATTTGTCTCAATTGATTGATGATCCCGTTCGCAAGAAGCAAACAGATGCGCTTCTGCAGGAGGCTGAAATCAAGTTTTTGCACGCTAGAGACTTGGGAAGCTTAACATCGTTTTATCATTTAGCTTGTTTGCACTGCCTGAAAAAAAATGCAGAAACAGCATTCTATTATCTTCGAAAAGCCAAAGAGGCTGGTGCCCTTCCTCCCATTGAAGATCTTGTTTCCAATCATTGGCTGGAGGCGATCCGCCACACGCCTGAGTTTCAACGATTAATTTTAGAGAGCTAG
- a CDS encoding magnesium transporter, which translates to MDHPEDHIEEPEEVEIEQDLLDSRTQYLDDVLNEKLERAFHKQTSQLLLHDVAKIAIDHDPIDLAYAVTRLPASARIVLYDHLPDFASKVTFIIHTTRNTRSVIFRQISDKEIKELIEKMPPDEAVNILDDISDRRLKKVMDLLDHTQAYRIKELQKHERNSAGRLMTDEFFAFPMTTTIGEVSRYIRDHPGIDLTRSIFVLSDNKELAGYVPARNLIVNPPFLPLKQVMRPVLHTVRPDSTRDEVVDIVERYGIPTLPVINENEELVGVIPYEDVVEAMEDIADETIASIAGTGEDFSEHEPIFKRYLWRVPWLIVTLLAGMVTSTTMTQFEGRSWFAIVPFFVPLIAGMSGNVGLQCSTILVRGMATGELSPGQRKEAIAKEIAIGGMIGVTFGVSCSILVYFLNYFGIQHAGGDPFAVGMLVGWGLFFACMTATVLGSFSPFFFVRIGVDPAVASGPIVTAFNDVTSTLMFLLVARGIYALLF; encoded by the coding sequence ATGGATCACCCAGAGGATCATATCGAAGAGCCTGAAGAGGTGGAAATTGAACAAGACCTATTGGATTCGCGTACGCAGTATCTTGACGACGTCTTGAATGAAAAGCTGGAGCGTGCGTTTCATAAACAAACCTCGCAGCTTCTCCTTCACGATGTCGCAAAGATTGCAATTGATCATGATCCTATCGATTTAGCTTATGCTGTTACAAGACTGCCTGCTTCTGCCCGTATTGTCCTCTACGATCATCTTCCCGATTTTGCATCAAAAGTGACTTTTATCATCCATACAACTCGCAATACCCGTTCCGTTATCTTTAGACAGATCAGCGATAAGGAGATCAAAGAGCTCATTGAAAAAATGCCGCCGGATGAGGCCGTTAATATTCTCGATGATATTTCAGACAGACGTTTGAAAAAAGTGATGGATCTCCTCGACCATACTCAGGCATATCGGATCAAAGAGCTTCAAAAACATGAGAGAAATAGTGCGGGTCGTTTGATGACGGATGAATTCTTCGCTTTTCCAATGACGACAACAATTGGAGAAGTTTCCCGCTATATCAGAGACCATCCTGGGATCGATCTTACCCGAAGCATCTTTGTTCTTTCCGATAACAAAGAACTTGCAGGCTATGTACCCGCACGTAATCTGATTGTTAATCCGCCATTTCTTCCATTAAAGCAGGTGATGCGTCCTGTTCTTCATACAGTGCGGCCTGACAGCACAAGAGATGAAGTGGTTGATATTGTAGAGAGATATGGGATTCCTACACTTCCAGTGATTAATGAGAACGAAGAGCTTGTCGGAGTGATCCCTTACGAAGATGTCGTCGAAGCAATGGAAGATATTGCGGATGAAACCATTGCAAGCATCGCTGGTACCGGGGAGGATTTTAGCGAGCATGAGCCTATTTTTAAACGTTATCTTTGGAGAGTTCCCTGGCTGATCGTTACCCTTTTAGCCGGAATGGTCACCTCGACAACGATGACGCAATTCGAGGGGAGATCCTGGTTTGCTATTGTTCCTTTTTTTGTCCCTCTAATTGCAGGGATGTCCGGAAATGTTGGTTTGCAGTGCAGTACTATTTTGGTCAGAGGAATGGCAACAGGGGAGCTGTCTCCAGGACAAAGGAAAGAAGCTATTGCAAAAGAAATTGCAATTGGAGGGATGATTGGAGTCACATTCGGAGTTTCATGCAGCATTCTTGTGTATTTTTTAAATTATTTTGGCATTCAGCATGCAGGTGGAGACCCATTTGCAGTTGGTATGTTAGTGGGATGGGGGTTATTCTTTGCTTGTATGACTGCAACCGTACTTGGAAGCTTTTCTCCTTTTTTCTTTGTGCGGATAGGGGTTGATCCCGCTGTCGCTTCCGGCCCTATCGTAACAGCTTTTAATGATGTGACATCCACATTGATGTTTTTACTTGTCGCTCGGGGTATTTATGCCCTCTTGTTTTAA
- a CDS encoding SAM-dependent methyltransferase, whose amino-acid sequence MPSCFKLFWIRIKTDIWNFIEYLQVVFYYYSNRKFAAVDWFMVRAYLIQNPFRMSKEFLLKKGEKDVNTYGETPLTTMDVIAEECGIAPNDIVYELGAGRGRTCFWLNTVIGCTVYGVEYLPAFVRIAQSAKRKFQISGVKLICRDLMEVDLEKATVIYFYGTTIKENELQQLCEKLSKLSSDVKMITISFPLSAYHRGFRTIKRFTVKFPWGTTDAYLQKTFSN is encoded by the coding sequence ATGCCCTCTTGTTTTAAATTATTCTGGATTCGCATCAAGACGGATATCTGGAATTTTATCGAATATCTTCAGGTTGTTTTCTACTATTATTCCAATCGAAAATTTGCAGCTGTCGATTGGTTCATGGTGCGTGCTTACCTTATTCAGAATCCCTTTCGTATGAGCAAGGAGTTTTTGCTCAAAAAGGGAGAAAAAGATGTAAACACCTATGGCGAAACACCTCTAACAACGATGGATGTGATTGCTGAAGAATGTGGAATCGCTCCTAACGATATTGTCTATGAACTCGGAGCAGGTAGAGGCCGTACTTGCTTCTGGTTGAATACTGTGATTGGCTGCACAGTCTACGGCGTAGAGTATCTTCCGGCTTTCGTTCGTATTGCCCAGTCTGCCAAGCGTAAGTTTCAGATTTCCGGTGTTAAGTTGATTTGCAGGGACTTAATGGAAGTGGATTTGGAAAAAGCAACAGTGATTTATTTCTATGGAACAACGATAAAAGAGAACGAACTGCAGCAGCTATGCGAAAAACTTTCTAAGCTTTCAAGCGATGTAAAAATGATTACCATCAGCTTTCCTTTATCTGCTTATCATAGGGGATTTAGGACAATTAAGCGTTTTACAGTTAAATTCCCTTGGGGGACGACAGACGCTTATCTTCAAAAAACATTTTCCAATTAG
- a CDS encoding SycD/LcrH family type III secretion system chaperone: MTASLSEAALRDLISRYEKDGKPIPEFSRDTIEALYSFGYGFYQSAKYDQSIHFFRFLTLVDSNTSKHWMGLGAALQMSKQYHHAIQCFGYAAVLTPGNPLAPFHAAECFLSLGEHDRAAAVFDAAERIAKEKPHHYQKLLTRISLMHPGRKAHGE; encoded by the coding sequence ATGACAGCTTCTTTAAGCGAAGCCGCTTTGAGAGACTTGATCAGCCGGTATGAGAAAGACGGAAAGCCGATTCCCGAGTTTTCCCGAGATACGATTGAAGCGCTCTATTCTTTCGGATACGGATTTTATCAGAGTGCCAAATACGATCAATCGATCCATTTTTTCCGTTTCCTGACATTGGTTGACAGCAATACGTCAAAACATTGGATGGGGCTTGGCGCCGCATTGCAAATGTCAAAGCAATACCACCATGCCATTCAATGCTTTGGATACGCTGCTGTTTTAACTCCTGGCAACCCTCTTGCTCCCTTTCACGCAGCTGAATGTTTTCTCTCTCTTGGAGAACACGACCGTGCAGCAGCGGTCTTCGATGCAGCAGAACGGATCGCAAAAGAAAAACCTCATCATTATCAAAAATTATTAACACGCATTTCATTAATGCATCCAGGGAGGAAAGCTCATGGTGAATAG
- a CDS encoding sodium-dependent transporter: MRKRAHWGSRVGFILAVAGSAVGLANIWRLPYVVGENGGAAFLIVYLICLALIGFPVFMSEIVIGRTTQLSPGKAFHQIGGSRFWSWIGYGTIITGFLVSSFYSVVAGWILGYLVESIRGNITSLSYASEAIDHYNGLIENPFWGVGFHALFLVICVGVLFLGVKRGIEQGNKVMMPSLLIILILLVIKGVSLPNASEGIRYLLSPDWSELTPKAIMIALGQAFFTLSLGQGTMVTYGSYLNKEENLVTSCFPVVIVDTGVSLLAAIAVFSIVFAGGMQPDSGPGLIFHTLPLIFSQIPGGYLFAVMFFLLVLLAAITSQISAMEPTIAYFQDELGWGRHLSTTVCGALVFLAGIPSALSYSMMRSCTFFDCNFLDFMSMLCSSFLIPLGGFFAVILVGWVWGTNNAIAQIKQGASDLFQRKPWLKTYFRFCFKYAAPILMLFVFLNALGLFL, translated from the coding sequence ATGAGAAAACGTGCGCACTGGGGATCCCGCGTGGGATTCATTTTAGCTGTGGCCGGATCGGCTGTAGGATTGGCCAATATCTGGCGCTTGCCTTACGTTGTAGGGGAAAATGGCGGAGCTGCTTTCCTAATCGTTTACTTAATCTGCCTGGCACTGATCGGTTTTCCTGTTTTTATGTCGGAAATTGTGATTGGCCGCACGACTCAGTTAAGTCCTGGAAAGGCGTTTCATCAAATCGGCGGCAGCCGTTTTTGGTCCTGGATCGGATATGGCACGATTATCACCGGTTTTCTCGTTAGTTCATTCTATAGTGTAGTTGCAGGTTGGATCCTCGGCTACTTGGTTGAATCGATTAGAGGCAATATCACAAGCTTAAGCTATGCAAGTGAAGCGATCGATCACTATAATGGATTAATTGAGAACCCTTTTTGGGGGGTTGGATTTCATGCTTTGTTTTTAGTGATTTGCGTTGGGGTTCTATTTTTGGGGGTTAAAAGAGGAATTGAACAAGGGAATAAAGTCATGATGCCCAGTCTTCTGATCATCCTTATTCTGCTTGTGATTAAAGGCGTTTCTCTTCCCAATGCAAGCGAGGGCATCCGTTATTTGCTCAGCCCGGACTGGAGCGAACTGACTCCAAAAGCGATCATGATTGCGCTAGGTCAGGCGTTTTTCACATTAAGCCTTGGGCAGGGGACTATGGTGACTTATGGCAGTTACTTAAACAAAGAGGAAAACCTGGTTACAAGCTGTTTTCCGGTTGTTATTGTGGATACGGGAGTTTCTCTTCTCGCGGCAATTGCAGTCTTTTCTATCGTGTTTGCTGGAGGAATGCAGCCTGATTCGGGACCGGGGCTGATCTTTCATACTTTGCCGTTGATTTTCAGCCAGATTCCTGGCGGTTATCTGTTTGCCGTGATGTTTTTCCTACTCGTTCTTTTAGCTGCAATCACTTCTCAAATTTCTGCGATGGAACCGACGATCGCCTACTTTCAGGATGAGTTGGGATGGGGCAGGCACTTGAGCACAACGGTTTGTGGAGCGCTTGTTTTCTTGGCAGGAATTCCCAGCGCTTTATCTTATAGCATGATGAGGAGCTGCACATTTTTCGACTGCAACTTTCTTGATTTTATGAGCATGCTTTGCAGCAGCTTTTTGATTCCTTTGGGAGGATTTTTTGCAGTGATTTTGGTTGGCTGGGTTTGGGGCACAAACAATGCGATTGCTCAGATCAAGCAAGGAGCATCCGATCTTTTTCAAAGAAAGCCTTGGTTGAAAACCTATTTTAGGTTTTGCTTTAAATACGCAGCACCTATTTTAATGCTGTTTGTTTTTTTAAATGCTTTGGGTCTCTTTTTGTGA
- the ruvB gene encoding Holliday junction branch migration DNA helicase RuvB: MRTFIESTLTEEDKTFEVPLRPQSLSDFQGQDLVRERLEVLITAAKQRGDPLTHCLFTGPPGLGKTTLANILAKSMGTNLVVTSGPMIEKPGDLAGILTNLHCGDFLFIDELHRLNRSVEEYLYSAMEDFTLDLMIDTGPNARSVQVKLNPFSLVGATTRTGLLTAPLRSRFGFTCRLDYYTPQVLEKIVLRAASIINFSLSAEEAYEIARRSRGTPRIANNLLKWVRDFSQVRNGGKTNLDLVVQALDMLHIDEQGLDEMDIKILEVMLEQYNGGPVGISTIAVAVGEEKHTLEEVYEPYLILLGFIKRTLRGRELTQLGMKVVEKTKKCS; this comes from the coding sequence GTGAGAACGTTTATTGAATCAACTCTAACAGAAGAGGATAAAACATTTGAGGTTCCTCTACGTCCTCAAAGCTTGTCCGATTTTCAAGGACAAGATCTTGTTCGAGAGCGGTTGGAGGTGTTGATTACTGCAGCCAAACAACGAGGAGATCCATTGACTCATTGTTTGTTTACAGGGCCTCCCGGTCTTGGAAAAACAACGCTTGCCAATATTTTAGCAAAGTCGATGGGAACTAACTTAGTTGTGACCAGCGGTCCCATGATCGAAAAACCGGGAGATTTGGCTGGAATCCTCACTAACTTGCATTGCGGCGATTTTTTGTTTATTGACGAACTTCATCGGCTTAACCGATCAGTTGAAGAGTACCTGTATTCTGCAATGGAAGATTTCACCTTGGATCTCATGATCGATACCGGTCCTAATGCACGCAGTGTGCAAGTAAAGCTGAATCCTTTTTCCCTTGTAGGAGCGACAACGCGTACCGGATTACTGACAGCGCCTTTGCGTTCCCGCTTTGGCTTTACCTGCCGTTTAGACTACTACACACCGCAAGTTTTGGAAAAGATCGTGTTGCGAGCAGCTAGCATCATCAATTTTTCCCTTAGTGCCGAAGAGGCTTACGAAATTGCCAGACGTTCCAGAGGCACCCCAAGAATTGCCAATAATTTACTGAAGTGGGTGCGAGATTTTTCTCAGGTGCGCAATGGAGGAAAAACCAACCTTGACCTGGTTGTCCAAGCTCTCGATATGCTGCATATCGATGAACAAGGCTTAGATGAGATGGACATTAAAATCCTGGAAGTGATGTTGGAGCAATACAATGGCGGACCTGTTGGAATCAGCACGATAGCGGTCGCCGTTGGAGAGGAAAAACATACCCTTGAAGAGGTTTATGAACCTTATCTGATTTTATTAGGTTTTATCAAGCGCACTCTAAGAGGAAGGGAGCTTACTCAGCTTGGGATGAAAGTTGTTGAAAAAACTAAAAAATGTTCCTGA